The Oncorhynchus nerka isolate Pitt River linkage group LG9a, Oner_Uvic_2.0, whole genome shotgun sequence genome has a segment encoding these proteins:
- the tes gene encoding testin isoform X2, producing the protein MTLGHEIGAGAACLKCKDKCEGFELHFWRKICRNCKCGLTDHDVQMNSDENRKVGKLFEDTKYTGLIAKLKTDGVPTYKGNQVTFSISASPISGTAVPYSPQSAHNVPANAGYGDGAGPGAGYGSGAGAGPGAGYGSGAGAGPGAGYGSGAGAGPGAGYGSGAGAGYGAGAGPGAGYGSVAGAGPGAGYGAGSGAGAGPATMPKPGAIRATAVSANVVPVRKDAVPLKSVTYEWAPPGVKQHMAVRYIELLPPERRPIAGTEGAAYRRQQMAVQLPEHDQDPSKCHELTPAEVKQMQQYVRKYKDEALGVGDIKLPEEMMGQEGGPGQGAPGMGRHGMGAPGLPVGAGGSFGPGVGAGGSFGPGVGAGGSFGPGVGAGGSFGPGVGAGGSFGPGVGAGGSFGPGVGAGGSFGPGVGPGASFGPGVGPGGAFGPRIVSGVAFGPRGSGHRTRLGSGSILGLVVQAQPGMGAGGYPGAGEGGPGDMGTAATAGAMGTPGAPGDHLAGPCGHYSCHQCQLTMRQGEPAVYAERAGYDNLWHPACFVCCTCSELLVDMIYFWKKGQLYCGRHYGDSEKPRCGGCDELIFSNEYTQAEDQNWHLKHFCCFDCDCVLAGETYVMENNKPVCKPCYMKSHAAVCTACQNPVEPEAQRVSYGEFHWHAEPQCFQCSCCAKCLIGERFMAIQGMLFCSVECKKKTMT; encoded by the exons ATGACCCTGGGCCATGAAATTGGCGCCGGGGCGGCGTGTCTGAAATGCAAGGACAAGTGTGAGGGGTTTGAGCTACACTTCTGGAG AAAGATCTGCCGGAACTGTAAGTGTGGGCTTACGGACCACGATGTGCAGATGAACTCTGATGAAAACAGGAAGGTGGGCAAGCTGTTCGAGGATACCAAGTACACTGGCCTCATTGCCAAGCTCAAAACTGACGGTGTACCCACGTACAAGGGCAACCAGGTCACCTTCTCCATCTCTGCCAGCCCCATATCAGGAACCGCTGTTCCATACAGTCCCCAGTCTGCCCACAATGTGCCAGCCAATGCTGGCTATGGTGATGGAGCTGGGCCCGGAGCTGGCTATGGGTCCGGGGCTGGAGCTGGGCCCGGAGCTGGCTATGGGTCCGGGGCTGGAGCTGGGCCCGGCGCTGGCTATGGGTCCGGGGCTGGAGCTGGGCCCGGCGCTGGCTATGGGTCCGGAGCTGGAGCTGGCTATGGTGCTGGGGCTGGACCCGGAGCTGGTTATGGGTCCGTGGCTGGAGCTGGGCCCGGCGCTGGCTATGGGGCTGGGTCCGGAGCTGGGGCTGGACCCGCTACCATGCCCAAACCTGGGGCAATCAGAGCCACTGCTGTGTCAGCCAATGTCGTACCTGTCAGGAAGGATGCCGTTCCCCTGAAGTCTGTTACCTACGAGTGGGCTCCTCCAGGGGTGAAACAGCACATG GCGGTACGCTACATCGAGCTCCTGCCCCCAGAGAGGCGTCCCATAGCGGGCACGGAGGGTGCAGCCTACCGCCGGCAACAGATGGCAGTGCAGCTACCGGAGCACGACCAGGATCCGTCCAAGTGCCATGAGCTGACCCCTGCAGAGGTCAAACAGATGCAGCAGTACGTCCGCAAGTATAAAGACGAGGCCCTGGGAGTGGGAGACATCAAACTGCCTGAGGAGATGATGGGTCAGGAGGGAGGACCAGGACAGGGAGCGCCAGGCATGGGAAGACATGGAATGGGAGCCCCTGGGCTTCCAGTTGGGGCTGGGGGATCATTTGGTCCTGGAGTTGGGGCTGGGGGATCCTTTGGTCCTGGAGTTGGGGCTGGGGGATCCTTTGGTCCTGGAGTTGGGGCTGGGGGATCCTTTGGTCCTGGAGTTGGGGCTGGGGGATCCTTTGGTCCTGGAGTTGGGGCTGGGGGATCCTTTGGGCCTGGAGTTGGGGCTGGGGGATCCTTTGGGCCTGGAGTTGGGCCTGGGGCATCCTTTGGGCCTGGAGTTGGGCCTGGGGGAGCCTTTGGGCCTAGAATTGTGTCTGGGGTAGCCTTTGGGCCTAGAGGTTCTGGTCATCGAACAAGGCTTGGGTCTGGGAGTATACTCGGGCTAGTGGTACAGGCTCAACCTGGGATGGGGGCTGGAGGTTACCCTGGGGCAGGAGAAGGTGGACCAGGAGACATGGGTACTGCTGCCACTGCTGGGGCCATGGGTACTCCGGGAGCCCCTGGAGATCACCTGGCTGGACCCTGTGGACACTAT TCGTGCCACCAGTGCCAGCTGACCATGCGTCAGGGTGAGCCTGCAGTGTACGCAGAGCGTGCTGGCTATGACAATCTGTGGCACCCAGCCTGCTTCGTGTGCTGCACCTGCTCAGAGCTCCTGGTGGACATGATCTACTTCTGGAAGAAGGGACAGTTGTACTGCGGACGCCACTACGGAGACAGTGAGAAGCCACGCTGCGGGGGCTGTGACGAG ctgATCTTCAGTAATGAGTACACGCAGGCTGAGGACCAGAACTGGCATCTGAAGCACTTCTGCTGCTttgactgtgactgtgtgctggCTGGAGAGACGTATGTTATGGAGAACAACAAGCCTGTCTGCAAGCCCTGCTACATGAAGAGCCACGCCGCG gtgtgtacAGCCTGTCAGAACCCAGTGGAGCCCGAGGCCCAGCGCGTGTCCTACGGGGAGTTCCACTGGCACGCTGAGCCTCAGTGCTTCCAGTGCTCCTGCTGTGCTAAGTGTCTAATTGGAGAGCGCTTCATGGCCATACAGGGAATGCTCTTCTGCTCTGTCGAGTGCAAGAAGAAGACCATGACCTAG
- the tes gene encoding testin isoform X1, producing the protein MEVEKEIKKMTLGHEIGAGAACLKCKDKCEGFELHFWRKICRNCKCGLTDHDVQMNSDENRKVGKLFEDTKYTGLIAKLKTDGVPTYKGNQVTFSISASPISGTAVPYSPQSAHNVPANAGYGDGAGPGAGYGSGAGAGPGAGYGSGAGAGPGAGYGSGAGAGPGAGYGSGAGAGYGAGAGPGAGYGSVAGAGPGAGYGAGSGAGAGPATMPKPGAIRATAVSANVVPVRKDAVPLKSVTYEWAPPGVKQHMAVRYIELLPPERRPIAGTEGAAYRRQQMAVQLPEHDQDPSKCHELTPAEVKQMQQYVRKYKDEALGVGDIKLPEEMMGQEGGPGQGAPGMGRHGMGAPGLPVGAGGSFGPGVGAGGSFGPGVGAGGSFGPGVGAGGSFGPGVGAGGSFGPGVGAGGSFGPGVGAGGSFGPGVGPGASFGPGVGPGGAFGPRIVSGVAFGPRGSGHRTRLGSGSILGLVVQAQPGMGAGGYPGAGEGGPGDMGTAATAGAMGTPGAPGDHLAGPCGHYSCHQCQLTMRQGEPAVYAERAGYDNLWHPACFVCCTCSELLVDMIYFWKKGQLYCGRHYGDSEKPRCGGCDELIFSNEYTQAEDQNWHLKHFCCFDCDCVLAGETYVMENNKPVCKPCYMKSHAAVCTACQNPVEPEAQRVSYGEFHWHAEPQCFQCSCCAKCLIGERFMAIQGMLFCSVECKKKTMT; encoded by the exons ATGGAGGTAGAAAAGGAAATCAAGAAG ATGACCCTGGGCCATGAAATTGGCGCCGGGGCGGCGTGTCTGAAATGCAAGGACAAGTGTGAGGGGTTTGAGCTACACTTCTGGAG AAAGATCTGCCGGAACTGTAAGTGTGGGCTTACGGACCACGATGTGCAGATGAACTCTGATGAAAACAGGAAGGTGGGCAAGCTGTTCGAGGATACCAAGTACACTGGCCTCATTGCCAAGCTCAAAACTGACGGTGTACCCACGTACAAGGGCAACCAGGTCACCTTCTCCATCTCTGCCAGCCCCATATCAGGAACCGCTGTTCCATACAGTCCCCAGTCTGCCCACAATGTGCCAGCCAATGCTGGCTATGGTGATGGAGCTGGGCCCGGAGCTGGCTATGGGTCCGGGGCTGGAGCTGGGCCCGGAGCTGGCTATGGGTCCGGGGCTGGAGCTGGGCCCGGCGCTGGCTATGGGTCCGGGGCTGGAGCTGGGCCCGGCGCTGGCTATGGGTCCGGAGCTGGAGCTGGCTATGGTGCTGGGGCTGGACCCGGAGCTGGTTATGGGTCCGTGGCTGGAGCTGGGCCCGGCGCTGGCTATGGGGCTGGGTCCGGAGCTGGGGCTGGACCCGCTACCATGCCCAAACCTGGGGCAATCAGAGCCACTGCTGTGTCAGCCAATGTCGTACCTGTCAGGAAGGATGCCGTTCCCCTGAAGTCTGTTACCTACGAGTGGGCTCCTCCAGGGGTGAAACAGCACATG GCGGTACGCTACATCGAGCTCCTGCCCCCAGAGAGGCGTCCCATAGCGGGCACGGAGGGTGCAGCCTACCGCCGGCAACAGATGGCAGTGCAGCTACCGGAGCACGACCAGGATCCGTCCAAGTGCCATGAGCTGACCCCTGCAGAGGTCAAACAGATGCAGCAGTACGTCCGCAAGTATAAAGACGAGGCCCTGGGAGTGGGAGACATCAAACTGCCTGAGGAGATGATGGGTCAGGAGGGAGGACCAGGACAGGGAGCGCCAGGCATGGGAAGACATGGAATGGGAGCCCCTGGGCTTCCAGTTGGGGCTGGGGGATCATTTGGTCCTGGAGTTGGGGCTGGGGGATCCTTTGGTCCTGGAGTTGGGGCTGGGGGATCCTTTGGTCCTGGAGTTGGGGCTGGGGGATCCTTTGGTCCTGGAGTTGGGGCTGGGGGATCCTTTGGTCCTGGAGTTGGGGCTGGGGGATCCTTTGGGCCTGGAGTTGGGGCTGGGGGATCCTTTGGGCCTGGAGTTGGGCCTGGGGCATCCTTTGGGCCTGGAGTTGGGCCTGGGGGAGCCTTTGGGCCTAGAATTGTGTCTGGGGTAGCCTTTGGGCCTAGAGGTTCTGGTCATCGAACAAGGCTTGGGTCTGGGAGTATACTCGGGCTAGTGGTACAGGCTCAACCTGGGATGGGGGCTGGAGGTTACCCTGGGGCAGGAGAAGGTGGACCAGGAGACATGGGTACTGCTGCCACTGCTGGGGCCATGGGTACTCCGGGAGCCCCTGGAGATCACCTGGCTGGACCCTGTGGACACTAT TCGTGCCACCAGTGCCAGCTGACCATGCGTCAGGGTGAGCCTGCAGTGTACGCAGAGCGTGCTGGCTATGACAATCTGTGGCACCCAGCCTGCTTCGTGTGCTGCACCTGCTCAGAGCTCCTGGTGGACATGATCTACTTCTGGAAGAAGGGACAGTTGTACTGCGGACGCCACTACGGAGACAGTGAGAAGCCACGCTGCGGGGGCTGTGACGAG ctgATCTTCAGTAATGAGTACACGCAGGCTGAGGACCAGAACTGGCATCTGAAGCACTTCTGCTGCTttgactgtgactgtgtgctggCTGGAGAGACGTATGTTATGGAGAACAACAAGCCTGTCTGCAAGCCCTGCTACATGAAGAGCCACGCCGCG gtgtgtacAGCCTGTCAGAACCCAGTGGAGCCCGAGGCCCAGCGCGTGTCCTACGGGGAGTTCCACTGGCACGCTGAGCCTCAGTGCTTCCAGTGCTCCTGCTGTGCTAAGTGTCTAATTGGAGAGCGCTTCATGGCCATACAGGGAATGCTCTTCTGCTCTGTCGAGTGCAAGAAGAAGACCATGACCTAG